Part of the Paenibacillus guangzhouensis genome is shown below.
GCTTGTTCCCCGTCAATCGTTCCTGTCAGCTTTCCCTCACACATCACGATAATCCGATCCGACATCCCGATCAATTCCGGCATCTCCGAAGAGATCATAATGATGCTCTTCCCTTGCTTCGCAAGCTCAACGATGATGGAATAAATCTCATATTTGGCTCCGACATCAATACCGCGCGTCGGTTCGTCTAATAACAGAATTTCCGGCTCCGTTAACAGCCACCGCGCTAGCAGCACCTTTTGTTGATTGCCGCCCGATAGATTCATGATGAGTTCCTTCGTGGAAGGCGTCTTCGTACGCAACTTCTCTACCATGGCATCCACGGATCGACGCTTCTTCTTTTCATTCAGCAAGAGGAAGGGGCCACGGTATTTGTCGATATTCGCAATCGCGGCATTCTCATGGACCGATAAGACAGGGAAGATTCCCGTTACCCTCCGTTCCTCCGTTAACAGGGCCATGCCATGCTTCTTCGCGACCTCGGGAGACTTGATCTGCACCTGCTGTCCATTGATATGAATCGATCCAGATTCAATCTCGCGAAGTCCGAACAACGCCTCGACCAACTCTGTACGCTGCGCGCCGACTAAGCCGCCGACCCCTAGAATCTCCCCGCGCCGCAGGTCAAAGCTGATATCTCTGAAGGAGTTCGCAAGCGGTGAAGTGAGTCCCTTCACTTGAAGCAGCACCTCGCCAGGAACATGCTCCCGTTCTGGATAGCGATTCGTAAGATCTCGTCCAACCATGCGCGAAATGATCAAGTCGGTCGTTAACTCCGCAGCTGGCCAAGTACCGATTTTATTCCCATCCCGCATGATCGTCACTTCATCCGAAATTCTTAGAATTTCTTCCATCTTGTGTGAGATATAAATGATGGCAACCCCTTGTTCGCGAAGTCCCCGGATGATTCGGAACAGTTGCTCCACTTCCACATCGGTTAGGGATGACGTCGGCTCATCCATCACGATGAGTCGAGATTGGAAAGAGACCGCTTTCGCGATTTCCAAGGATTGTATCTTCGACACCGATAACGTATGCACCATCGTCTCCGGCGACAGATCGATATCCAAACCGCGGAACAGCTCTCGCGTATCTTGGGCCATTTTCCGATGATCAATGAATTGTATCGGTCCGATACCTCTTGTCGGAAATCTGCCTAACCATACATTCTCCATCACATTCCGATATGGAACCGGATGTAATTCTTGATGAATCATAGAGATCCCAAGCCCGAGTGCAACCTTGGAATTGGGGATGACGACAGGCTCGCCATCCAGCTTGATATCCCCGCCATCCGGTGAATAGATCCCGAATAAGCATTTCATTAACGTTGATTTCCCTGCGCCATTCTCTCCCATTAAGGCATGGACCGTGCCCGGCCGCACTTGAAGCGTGACCCGATTGAGTGCCTTGACGCCAGGAAACTCTTTGACAATGTTGTTCATTTCGAGCACATATTCCTGCTGCTGCATCTTAGGTCGCCTCCTAAATCCGAAATGAAGAGGAGAAGCGTCGATAGTTCGAACGCATTCATCCTCCTCAGCATGTACTTACACATTAAGATGAGAATCCAATTTATTTCGCGTCCGCCATGTTGTCTTTCGTAATTTTCTTGTAGGAAATCCAAATATATTGGTTGTCAGAGATATCGAACCCGACGTTCTCTTTCGATGGCGTCTCGCCTTTCGCTAGGACACTCGCAAGTGTAATCGATGCTTTCCCTTGGTTCTTCGCATCATTCAAGACGGTTCCGAGCAGTGTGCCTTGTTCGAGTGCTTGCAGAGCCGGAGCTGTTGCATCCACGCCGACAACCGGCATGAATTTATTGTCTTTGAAGTAGCCATTCGCCTTAAGCGCTTCAATCGCGCCTAATGCCATATCATCGTTGTTCGCGAGCACCGCTTCAATTTTGTCGCCTTGAGATGCGAGGAACGCTGCCATTTTCTCCTGGCCTTTCACACGATCCCACATCGCTGTATCTTCAGCGAGCTTCTCGACTTTGATCCCGGCATCTTCAATCGCCTGCACGGAGAATTTCGTCCGCAGCTCCGCGTCTTGGTGGCCCGGCTCGCCTTTGAGCATGACATATTGCAGGACGCCGTCTTTGTTCTTATCCGCTTCTGGATGGGATTTCCAATAATCCACAATCAACTGACCTGACATCGTACCGGATTCTTCAGCTTTCGCGCCAACGTAGTAGACTTTCTCCCATTTCTTCATGTCTTCAGGCAGTGGTTCGCGATTCAAGAAGACAACAGGAATATCTTTAGGCTTCGCCTTATCGATAATGACGCCAGCAGCCGTGCGGTCTACCGGGTTAATAATCAGCGCCTTCGTGCTTTTCGTGATGAAGAGATCCACTTTATCGTTCTGTGTCGGCTGCGAGTTCTGGCTGTCTACAATTTCAACCTGGGCAATCCCTTTCGCACTCGCTTCGATCGCGTTACGGACCCCTGTCATGAACGTATCATCGAATTTGTAAATGGCGACCCCGACTTTGGGTTCGCTTCCACTGGATCCACCATCTTTGCTGCCTGTCGAACACCCGCTCATCACCGTCACGAGTAGCGCACTCGCTAATAACATCGACGTTAACTTCTTCATCTCTGTAGACCTCCTCATATTCAAATCCATTTGACTACGCTTACATTATCTCGAATCAGGCCAGCAGAATGAATCCAAAATCCTCATCATTTCTATCAAAATCCTCATGAGTTCCTCATCGGACAAATGGAAATAACAACTTCTGATTCTCGGGCCACAGCATATTCTCCAAATCAATAACTTTAATCCCCGTGTCGATCCGATCGGCGATTTTACGGCCCTCCATCAGCTCCATAGCATATTGAACCGCCAGATATCCGTTGTTGAAAGGGTTCTGGATGACGAGCGCCTGCACCGTGCCGTCCTGCAGCATCTCCATCGTCTCTTGAGGACTGTCGAAGGCGATGACTTGGATCAGACCGCCTTGCCCCGCCTCTTTTACGACGCGACCCACACCAATCGATGCTTCCGCATTTAACGCAATGATGCCTCTCAGATCGGGATAAGCCTTGAGCCAATCTCGCGTGATCGCAGAGGCCATCTCCTTACTCGACTGACAGTAGGCGATATTCACGATCTGCACGTCAGGATAACGTGCAATATAATCTAGCAGCCCTTCCTCCCGTTGATTGGCATTGCGCGCTTCTTGGACGAAGTTCATCACGGCAATTTTTCCGCTTCCGCCGATTAGTTGAACCATTCGTTCCGCTGCACGCTGACCTGCCTCGTAATTGTTCGTCCCGATATAGCTCTTCACGCGTGCGGATCCGACCTCCGAGTCGATGGAGATGATCGGGATATTATTGTACGCCGCGCGATCCGTCACTTGTGCCAGCTTCATATAATCACTCGCTGCGAGAAGCAGTGCATCGGGATGCTTCTGGATCGAATCGTTCACAAGGTTAATCTGACCTTGGATATCCCCTTCGTTCGCAGGAGCGAGAAACCGAAGATTCACGTTGAACTCCTTCGCCGCCACTTCTGCGCCCATCCGCAGCGTGCTCCAATAATCGCCATGATCCATCTTCACGATGAGATCGATATGGCGCTCCTGATCATCGGTTAACAATCCACCATCTACAGAACAAGAGGACTGCAGCAGACAGCTCAACCATAGGAAGACGAATAAGCTCTTCTTATACATCATGCCTCACCTTCTTTCTC
Proteins encoded:
- a CDS encoding sugar ABC transporter ATP-binding protein — encoded protein: MQQQEYVLEMNNIVKEFPGVKALNRVTLQVRPGTVHALMGENGAGKSTLMKCLFGIYSPDGGDIKLDGEPVVIPNSKVALGLGISMIHQELHPVPYRNVMENVWLGRFPTRGIGPIQFIDHRKMAQDTRELFRGLDIDLSPETMVHTLSVSKIQSLEIAKAVSFQSRLIVMDEPTSSLTDVEVEQLFRIIRGLREQGVAIIYISHKMEEILRISDEVTIMRDGNKIGTWPAAELTTDLIISRMVGRDLTNRYPEREHVPGEVLLQVKGLTSPLANSFRDISFDLRRGEILGVGGLVGAQRTELVEALFGLREIESGSIHINGQQVQIKSPEVAKKHGMALLTEERRVTGIFPVLSVHENAAIANIDKYRGPFLLLNEKKKRRSVDAMVEKLRTKTPSTKELIMNLSGGNQQKVLLARWLLTEPEILLLDEPTRGIDVGAKYEIYSIIVELAKQGKSIIMISSEMPELIGMSDRIIVMCEGKLTGTIDGEQATEEEIMRLAAQH
- a CDS encoding galactose ABC transporter substrate-binding protein; this translates as MKKLTSMLLASALLVTVMSGCSTGSKDGGSSGSEPKVGVAIYKFDDTFMTGVRNAIEASAKGIAQVEIVDSQNSQPTQNDKVDLFITKSTKALIINPVDRTAAGVIIDKAKPKDIPVVFLNREPLPEDMKKWEKVYYVGAKAEESGTMSGQLIVDYWKSHPEADKNKDGVLQYVMLKGEPGHQDAELRTKFSVQAIEDAGIKVEKLAEDTAMWDRVKGQEKMAAFLASQGDKIEAVLANNDDMALGAIEALKANGYFKDNKFMPVVGVDATAPALQALEQGTLLGTVLNDAKNQGKASITLASVLAKGETPSKENVGFDISDNQYIWISYKKITKDNMADAK
- a CDS encoding substrate-binding domain-containing protein, which produces MMYKKSLFVFLWLSCLLQSSCSVDGGLLTDDQERHIDLIVKMDHGDYWSTLRMGAEVAAKEFNVNLRFLAPANEGDIQGQINLVNDSIQKHPDALLLAASDYMKLAQVTDRAAYNNIPIISIDSEVGSARVKSYIGTNNYEAGQRAAERMVQLIGGSGKIAVMNFVQEARNANQREEGLLDYIARYPDVQIVNIAYCQSSKEMASAITRDWLKAYPDLRGIIALNAEASIGVGRVVKEAGQGGLIQVIAFDSPQETMEMLQDGTVQALVIQNPFNNGYLAVQYAMELMEGRKIADRIDTGIKVIDLENMLWPENQKLLFPFVR